Proteins from one Catalinimonas alkaloidigena genomic window:
- a CDS encoding TIGR00730 family Rossman fold protein: protein MPDSNYKKTETKLSEEENRIRLAFQDRDWNEIKSADSWAIFKIMSEFVEGFEKLAKIGPCVSIFGSARTKPSHPYYKMAEEIAAKLVRHGYGVITGGGPGIMEAGNKGAHEQGGKSVGLNIQLPFEQFNNIYIDRDKLLNFDYFFVRKVMFIKYAQGFVVMPGGMGTLDELFEAITLIQTRKIGRFPIVLVGRKFWDGLFQWIEEIVLKEEHNINPEDLELVNLVDTPEEAVKVIDDFYSKYLLQPNF from the coding sequence ATGCCCGATTCGAACTATAAGAAGACCGAAACAAAGCTTAGCGAAGAAGAAAACCGGATCCGACTGGCGTTCCAGGATCGCGATTGGAACGAGATAAAGAGTGCTGATTCGTGGGCGATCTTCAAAATCATGTCCGAGTTTGTGGAAGGTTTTGAGAAGCTTGCCAAGATTGGCCCCTGCGTTTCCATCTTCGGGTCGGCGCGTACCAAACCTTCCCACCCGTACTACAAAATGGCCGAAGAAATCGCGGCCAAACTGGTACGGCACGGCTATGGCGTTATCACAGGCGGCGGGCCGGGCATTATGGAAGCTGGTAACAAAGGTGCTCATGAACAGGGAGGTAAGTCCGTGGGACTCAACATCCAACTCCCGTTCGAGCAGTTCAATAATATCTACATCGATCGGGACAAGCTCCTGAATTTCGATTACTTCTTTGTTCGCAAAGTGATGTTCATCAAGTATGCCCAAGGGTTTGTGGTAATGCCCGGTGGCATGGGTACCCTTGACGAACTCTTCGAAGCAATTACCCTGATTCAGACCCGTAAAATCGGGCGCTTCCCCATCGTGTTGGTGGGTCGTAAATTCTGGGATGGCCTCTTTCAGTGGATTGAAGAAATCGTGCTGAAAGAGGAACACAACATCAACCCCGAAGACCTGGAATTGGTAAATCTTGTAGATACTCCCGAAGAAGCGGTGAAAGTTATCGACGATTTTTACTCGAAATACCTACTACAGCCCAACTTCTAG
- a CDS encoding TIGR01777 family oxidoreductase: MNVLITGGTGLIGRRLTTLLQEAGHHVMHLSRSAHSYEVPTYRWQPERGFVEQAALQQAHALVHLAGANVGEGWWTDQRKKEIISSRVQSAAVLHNALATTPHTVRSFISASGISIYGKNTGDRWVAEDAPAANDFLAYVVQRWEAAADSFKSLGMRVVKLRIGIVLSNEGGALPQLALPVRLGAGAPLGSGDQYMPWIHLDDLCRLFIMALENDQMQGVYNAVGPEPVTNTAMTQAIAKVLHRPLWAPAIPAFALRTVLGEKADIALSGNRVSNQKIADLGFTYQHPDLTEALRNLLA; encoded by the coding sequence ATGAATGTACTGATAACCGGCGGCACCGGCCTGATCGGCCGCCGCCTGACCACTCTACTCCAGGAAGCCGGTCACCACGTCATGCACCTGAGCCGGAGTGCTCACTCTTATGAAGTGCCCACGTACCGGTGGCAGCCCGAACGCGGCTTTGTCGAACAGGCCGCTCTGCAACAGGCGCATGCCCTGGTACACCTGGCCGGGGCCAATGTGGGCGAAGGCTGGTGGACCGACCAACGCAAAAAAGAAATCATCAGCAGCCGGGTACAATCGGCCGCCGTGCTGCACAACGCCCTGGCTACTACGCCCCATACCGTACGCAGTTTTATCAGCGCTTCGGGCATTAGCATCTACGGAAAAAATACGGGCGACCGCTGGGTGGCCGAGGACGCCCCGGCCGCCAACGACTTTCTTGCCTACGTCGTTCAGCGCTGGGAAGCCGCCGCCGACTCGTTCAAAAGCCTGGGAATGCGGGTGGTCAAGCTGCGCATCGGAATTGTGCTGAGCAACGAAGGCGGCGCACTGCCGCAACTCGCGCTGCCTGTACGCCTGGGCGCGGGTGCCCCGCTGGGTTCGGGCGACCAGTACATGCCGTGGATTCACCTCGACGACCTCTGCCGACTTTTTATCATGGCGCTTGAAAACGACCAGATGCAGGGTGTCTACAACGCCGTAGGACCCGAACCGGTGACCAATACCGCCATGACGCAGGCCATCGCGAAGGTGTTGCACCGCCCCCTCTGGGCACCGGCCATTCCCGCGTTTGCGCTCCGCACCGTACTGGGCGAGAAGGCCGACATCGCGCTGTCGGGCAATCGCGTCTCCAATCAGAAGATCGCTGACCTCGGCTTCACCTACCAGCATCCTGATTTAACCGAAGCCTTGCGTAACCTTCTTGCCTGA
- a CDS encoding YifB family Mg chelatase-like AAA ATPase: MLAKTYGSAVYGVDAFTVTIEVNVTGGTKYYMVGLPDNAVKESLQRVESAIRHYGYRMPRQRIVVNLAPADIRKEGSAYDLPIALGILRASEQIEAPALEQYVVMGELSLDGVLRPVKGVLPIAVEARRQKYKGFILPKENASEAAIVNNLDVIGVETIREAIEFLEGTRDIAPLVSDTRELFFNQLNDYAADFSDVQGQENIKRALEIAAAGGHNVIMIGPPGAGKTMLAKRLPSILPPLTLHEALETTKIHSVAGRLSTDASLISTRPFRAPHHTISDVALVGGGGIPQPGEISLAHNGVLFLDELPEFKRTVLEVMRQPLEERRVTISRAKISVDFPANFMLIASMNPCPCGYYNHPEKECVCAPGVVQRYLNKVSGPLLDRIDLHVEVTPVSFDEMTATRKAESSEQIRDRVIRARTQQQERFQGHKDVFSNAMMPSQLVKEVCVINQAGRTLLKTAMERLGLSARAYDRILKVSRTIADLADSEDIKIEHLAEAIQYRSLDREGWAG; the protein is encoded by the coding sequence ATGTTAGCAAAAACCTACGGAAGTGCGGTGTATGGCGTAGATGCCTTTACGGTCACCATTGAGGTGAACGTGACGGGCGGCACCAAGTATTATATGGTTGGGCTGCCCGATAATGCGGTAAAAGAAAGTTTGCAGCGGGTCGAGTCGGCCATTCGCCATTACGGCTACCGGATGCCCCGCCAACGCATCGTGGTCAACCTGGCACCGGCCGACATCCGAAAGGAAGGATCGGCCTACGATCTGCCCATTGCACTGGGCATTCTGCGCGCCTCCGAACAGATCGAGGCCCCCGCGCTCGAACAGTACGTCGTTATGGGCGAACTGTCGCTCGACGGGGTATTGCGTCCCGTCAAAGGCGTGCTGCCCATTGCCGTGGAGGCGCGTCGCCAGAAATACAAAGGGTTTATCCTGCCGAAGGAAAATGCGTCGGAAGCGGCCATTGTCAACAACCTCGACGTCATTGGGGTAGAGACGATCCGCGAAGCGATTGAGTTCCTGGAAGGCACACGCGACATTGCACCGCTGGTTTCCGACACACGCGAACTCTTTTTCAACCAACTGAACGACTACGCCGCCGATTTCTCTGACGTGCAGGGTCAGGAAAACATCAAACGGGCCTTGGAAATTGCGGCGGCGGGTGGGCACAACGTCATCATGATCGGCCCGCCCGGAGCCGGAAAAACCATGCTGGCCAAACGGCTGCCCTCCATCCTCCCCCCGCTAACGCTCCACGAAGCCTTGGAAACCACGAAGATCCACTCGGTGGCCGGGCGGCTCTCGACCGATGCGTCCCTGATTTCGACACGGCCGTTTCGTGCGCCGCACCATACCATCTCGGACGTAGCCCTGGTGGGCGGTGGCGGCATTCCACAACCCGGCGAAATTTCGCTGGCACACAACGGCGTTCTGTTTCTCGACGAACTTCCCGAATTCAAACGCACGGTTCTGGAGGTGATGCGTCAGCCGCTGGAAGAGCGACGCGTGACCATTTCGCGGGCCAAAATCAGCGTCGATTTTCCCGCCAATTTTATGCTTATCGCCAGCATGAACCCCTGCCCCTGTGGCTATTACAACCATCCGGAAAAAGAGTGCGTCTGCGCGCCCGGTGTGGTGCAACGTTACCTGAACAAGGTCAGCGGCCCCCTGCTGGACCGGATCGACCTGCACGTAGAAGTCACGCCCGTGTCGTTCGACGAGATGACAGCCACCCGCAAAGCTGAGTCGAGCGAGCAGATCCGCGATCGGGTCATCCGGGCACGGACGCAGCAACAGGAACGGTTCCAGGGACATAAGGACGTGTTTTCCAACGCCATGATGCCCTCGCAACTGGTTAAGGAAGTGTGTGTGATCAACCAGGCGGGTCGTACGCTGCTCAAAACCGCCATGGAGCGCCTGGGGCTGTCGGCACGGGCCTATGACCGCATTTTGAAAGTGTCGCGCACCATTGCCGACCTGGCCGATAGCGAAGACATCAAGATCGAACACCTGGCCGAAGCCATCCAGTACCGCAGTCTGGACCGCGAAGGATGGGCTGGCTGA
- a CDS encoding UDP-2,3-diacylglucosamine diphosphatase produces MVSLVLPADKKAYFVSDFHLGAPTPHQSRLRERKVVAWLEQVQADAGVIFLIGDLFDFWFEYRHAIPKGFTRFLGKLAELADAGIDLRIFTGNHDMWMAGYFQEEFGLELYRQPRQFLLNDKKFLIGHGDGLGPGDGRYKIIKQLFQAKPLQHLFRFIHPDVGMQIAHTWSRSSRKKNQEKDLQFLGDDEWLLAYCRQVEAREHHDYYVFGHRHLPLDLDVTPDSRYINTGEWLQACTYAEFDGKALALNYYQP; encoded by the coding sequence ATGGTATCGCTCGTTCTGCCTGCGGATAAAAAAGCTTATTTCGTTTCCGATTTTCATTTGGGGGCTCCCACGCCCCACCAAAGCCGCCTTCGCGAACGGAAGGTCGTCGCCTGGCTGGAACAGGTGCAGGCCGACGCGGGCGTAATCTTTCTGATCGGCGACCTGTTCGATTTCTGGTTCGAGTATCGGCACGCCATTCCCAAAGGCTTTACCCGCTTTCTGGGCAAACTGGCCGAACTGGCCGATGCGGGCATCGACCTGCGAATCTTCACGGGCAACCACGACATGTGGATGGCGGGCTATTTTCAGGAAGAATTCGGGCTGGAGCTGTACCGCCAACCGCGCCAGTTTCTGCTCAACGATAAAAAATTCCTGATCGGTCATGGCGATGGCCTGGGTCCCGGCGACGGGCGTTACAAAATCATCAAGCAGCTGTTTCAGGCCAAACCGCTCCAACACCTGTTCCGCTTTATTCACCCCGATGTAGGCATGCAAATTGCCCACACGTGGTCGCGTAGTAGCCGGAAGAAGAATCAGGAAAAAGACCTGCAGTTTCTGGGCGACGACGAGTGGCTGCTGGCTTATTGCCGCCAGGTCGAAGCCCGCGAGCACCACGACTATTACGTATTCGGGCACCGTCACTTGCCTCTCGACCTCGACGTGACGCCGGACAGTCGCTACATCAACACCGGCGAGTGGCTTCAGGCCTGCACGTATGCGGAATTTGACGGCAAGGCGTTAGCGCTGAACTACTACCAGCCATGA
- the ftsH gene encoding ATP-dependent zinc metalloprotease FtsH, which translates to MSDRNRKKKFLPNPPQKPNYQIWIIAALVLLIFGVSWLNRSTSTIEITQRRFENMYLSGDVKKVDIINREIVEVTLKDSALENEKYRKELSESRPFALYQGPHYSFRVDLETFLADYGKLEAQVPPDQQIGYRLEVRHNLTEQFFTWGIFLLLLFGFWFLMRRMTTGGAGGQIFNIGKSRAALFDAENKVKITFADVAGLEEAKEEVKEIVDFLQAPGKFTKLGGKIPKGALLVGPPGTGKTLLAKAVAGEAGVPFFSLSGSDFVEMFVGVGAARVRDLFKQAKEKAPCIIFIDEIDAIGRSRGKGQMPGSNDERENTLNSLLVEMDGFATDSGVIILAATNRPDILDSALLRPGRFDRQISIDKPDIVGREAIFRVHMKPLKLASDIDAKKIAAQTPGFAGAEIANVCNEAALIAARRNKDRIDMQDFQDAIDRVIGGLEKKNKIISPEEKEIVAYHEAGHAVAGWFLEHADPLVKVSIVPRGVAALGYAQYLPKEQFLYTTEQLLDEMCMALGGRAAEDIIFGKISTGALSDLERITKMAYGIVTMYGMNDKIGNVSYYDSKQSEYNFNKPYSEDTARTIDEEVRKIISAAYERTKQLLLDKRHELETVAQELLKREIIFQNDLEKLIGKRPFAHQTNYQKFTEGLTGSESAGHPPTPSLVNGHKKEEEGAEKKSEENEKNSADDETSQDASSVKATKE; encoded by the coding sequence ATGAGCGATAGAAATAGAAAGAAAAAGTTTTTACCAAATCCACCACAAAAACCCAATTATCAGATCTGGATCATTGCGGCGTTGGTGTTACTGATTTTTGGCGTGTCGTGGTTGAACCGCTCAACGTCGACCATCGAAATTACGCAACGTCGTTTCGAAAACATGTACCTGAGCGGCGATGTCAAGAAAGTCGACATCATCAACCGCGAGATTGTGGAGGTCACCCTGAAAGACTCCGCCCTGGAAAACGAAAAGTACCGGAAAGAGCTTTCGGAAAGCCGTCCGTTTGCGTTGTACCAGGGGCCGCACTACAGCTTCCGGGTCGATCTGGAGACGTTCCTAGCCGATTACGGCAAACTGGAAGCTCAGGTCCCGCCCGACCAGCAAATCGGGTATCGTCTCGAAGTACGCCATAACCTGACGGAACAGTTTTTCACCTGGGGCATTTTCCTCCTGTTGTTGTTTGGCTTCTGGTTCCTGATGCGGCGGATGACGACCGGCGGGGCCGGCGGGCAGATCTTCAACATCGGCAAATCGCGAGCGGCGCTGTTCGATGCCGAAAACAAAGTTAAGATCACCTTTGCCGATGTAGCGGGGCTGGAAGAAGCCAAAGAAGAGGTGAAAGAGATTGTGGATTTTCTGCAAGCGCCTGGCAAGTTCACCAAACTTGGGGGTAAAATCCCGAAAGGTGCGTTGCTGGTAGGCCCTCCCGGAACCGGGAAAACCCTGTTGGCCAAGGCCGTTGCCGGCGAAGCGGGCGTTCCGTTCTTTTCGCTGTCGGGTTCCGACTTCGTAGAAATGTTCGTCGGTGTCGGGGCCGCGCGGGTGCGTGACCTGTTCAAGCAGGCGAAAGAGAAAGCACCGTGTATCATCTTCATTGACGAGATCGACGCCATTGGCCGCTCGCGGGGCAAAGGGCAGATGCCCGGCTCGAACGACGAACGGGAAAATACGCTGAACTCGCTGCTGGTTGAGATGGACGGCTTCGCAACCGACTCGGGTGTTATCATCCTGGCGGCAACAAACCGCCCCGACATTCTGGACTCGGCCCTGCTGCGCCCCGGTCGTTTCGACCGTCAGATTTCGATCGACAAGCCCGACATCGTGGGGCGTGAGGCGATCTTCCGGGTACACATGAAGCCGCTGAAGCTTGCGTCCGACATCGATGCCAAGAAGATCGCGGCTCAGACGCCGGGCTTTGCCGGTGCCGAAATCGCCAACGTGTGTAACGAAGCGGCGCTGATTGCTGCCCGTCGCAACAAGGACCGGATCGACATGCAGGATTTTCAGGATGCAATCGACCGGGTGATTGGTGGGCTGGAGAAGAAAAACAAAATCATCTCGCCCGAAGAAAAAGAGATCGTGGCGTATCACGAAGCCGGTCACGCCGTGGCGGGCTGGTTCCTGGAGCACGCCGATCCGTTGGTCAAGGTGAGCATCGTGCCGCGTGGGGTGGCCGCGCTGGGTTACGCGCAGTACCTGCCCAAAGAGCAGTTCCTTTATACCACCGAGCAGCTTCTGGACGAAATGTGCATGGCACTGGGCGGTCGCGCCGCCGAAGACATCATTTTCGGTAAAATCTCAACCGGTGCGCTCAGCGACCTGGAGCGGATCACCAAGATGGCGTATGGCATCGTGACGATGTACGGCATGAACGATAAAATCGGCAATGTGTCGTACTACGATTCCAAGCAGTCGGAATACAACTTCAACAAGCCTTATTCGGAAGACACGGCACGTACGATCGACGAAGAAGTGCGGAAGATTATCAGTGCCGCTTACGAGCGCACCAAGCAGCTTCTGCTCGACAAGCGCCACGAACTGGAAACCGTAGCGCAGGAGTTGTTGAAGCGGGAAATCATCTTCCAGAACGACCTGGAGAAACTGATTGGCAAACGTCCGTTCGCGCACCAGACCAACTACCAGAAATTCACCGAAGGGCTCACCGGAAGTGAGTCGGCCGGACATCCGCCCACGCCTTCGTTGGTCAATGGTCACAAGAAAGAAGAAGAGGGCGCTGAAAAAAAATCAGAAGAAAACGAAAAAAATAGCGCCGACGATGAAACTTCTCAGGATGCTTCTTCCGTAAAAGCTACTAAAGAGTAA
- the rsfS gene encoding ribosome silencing factor, with protein MTTSQKPQTSQQLAELIVQGMQDKKASQITILDLRHVGNAVADYFVICSGNSDTQVDAITDSVQELVYKATKEQPWHVEGKTNREWILIDYADAVAHVFRKDKRQFYDLEHLWGDARVTHIETE; from the coding sequence TTGACTACGTCACAAAAACCGCAGACCAGCCAACAACTCGCCGAGTTGATTGTACAGGGAATGCAAGATAAGAAAGCCTCCCAGATCACCATTCTCGACCTGCGCCACGTGGGCAATGCCGTGGCAGATTATTTTGTGATCTGCTCCGGAAATTCCGATACACAGGTAGACGCCATCACCGATTCGGTACAGGAATTGGTTTACAAAGCCACTAAAGAACAGCCCTGGCATGTGGAAGGAAAAACCAACCGGGAATGGATTTTGATTGATTACGCCGACGCGGTGGCGCACGTTTTCCGCAAAGACAAACGGCAATTCTACGATCTGGAGCACCTTTGGGGAGACGCCCGCGTTACGCATATCGAAACAGAATAA
- a CDS encoding biotin--[acetyl-CoA-carboxylase] ligase has protein sequence MNNIPANTVFIGHHRLNLPSCHSTNDECALLLQQGKAFEGTLISTDHQTAGRGQRGNQWESAANQNLTFSVVLLPTFLRADEQFLLSMAVAVGVREGLARLDHPALDPAALSVKWPNDIYYQDQKLGGLLLENTVRQVSLQHTIAGIGLNVNQANFAVAKATSLFLLTGTAWDREEVLQSVVQGVERQYLQLRNGQRDTLRAHYLRHLYRYQEVHRFRETDGRTFAGEVVGVSPQGHLVIREETQLRRFGMKEIEFLD, from the coding sequence TTGAACAATATTCCCGCCAATACGGTATTTATCGGTCACCATCGCCTGAATCTGCCATCTTGTCACTCAACGAATGACGAATGCGCGCTATTGCTCCAACAGGGAAAGGCCTTTGAAGGAACCCTCATCAGCACCGATCACCAGACCGCCGGGCGGGGGCAGCGGGGCAACCAGTGGGAGTCGGCCGCGAACCAGAACCTGACGTTTTCGGTGGTGCTGCTGCCTACCTTTTTGCGTGCCGACGAACAGTTTCTACTAAGCATGGCCGTAGCCGTAGGTGTACGCGAAGGGCTGGCCCGTTTGGACCACCCGGCGCTCGACCCGGCAGCGCTGTCCGTCAAATGGCCCAACGACATTTACTACCAGGATCAGAAACTAGGCGGCCTGCTGTTGGAAAACACCGTCCGTCAGGTCTCTCTTCAACACACGATAGCCGGAATTGGTTTGAATGTCAACCAAGCAAATTTTGCCGTGGCGAAGGCGACTTCTCTGTTTCTGCTCACGGGCACGGCCTGGGATCGGGAAGAAGTGCTGCAAAGCGTAGTGCAGGGCGTGGAGCGGCAGTACCTCCAGTTGCGAAACGGACAGCGCGATACGCTCCGGGCGCACTACCTGCGGCACCTGTACCGCTATCAGGAAGTGCATCGGTTTCGGGAGACCGACGGGCGCACATTTGCGGGCGAAGTAGTAGGCGTTTCTCCGCAGGGACATCTGGTGATCCGCGAAGAGACCCAACTCCGCCGTTTTGGCATGAAGGAGATCGAATTTCTGGACTAG
- the purL gene encoding phosphoribosylformylglycinamidine synthase subunit PurL, with protein MPVQDLPTVDTAQQLGLLPEEYDRICEILGRQPNFTELSIFSVMWSEHCSYKNSIVWLKTLPRDSERMLAKAGEENAGLVDIGDGLACSFKIESHNHPSALEPYQGAATGVGGINRDIFTMGARPVAQLNSLRFGDPKKARTQWLIKGVVKGIGDYGNAFGIPTVGGEIYFDDCYHVNPLVNAFSAGIVKTDMTASATSYGVGNPVFIVGSATGKDGIHGAAFASKDITEDSAKDLPSVQVGDPFMEKLLLEATLEVLATKQVIGIQDMGAAGIICSTSEMSAKGEHGMDIWLDKVPMRQEGMVPFEILLSESQERMLIVVKKGAEAEVKAIFDKWDLNCAQIGVVTDTKRLKFHMHGELVADVPAHDLVLGGGAPVYHREYREPAYYQEFKKFDIDAVAEPTDYPAVARHLLSHPNICSRNWVSQQYDSMVGTDNMSTNQPSDAAVVRIKDTNKAIVITVDCNSRYVNADPEEGCAIAVAEAARNIVCSGGEPVAITNCLNFGNPYVPEVYWQFVSAIKGMKKGCEQFNTPVTGGNVSFYNQSSDEGPVFPTPTIGMLGLMDDVANRMTLHFREAGDLIYLIGTPKKDLASSEYLYSYHKVKKSPAPAFDLQEEYDVQAAIKSLIQQKLIRSAHDVSDGGLFVALAEAAMPGQLGFTVENKTDLRGDIFYFGESQSRVVVSVKREHKEAFEAAVGVAYQWLGQVTPTGFVLDGKVWLSTEEAIDLHESTLPSLLR; from the coding sequence ATGCCTGTACAAGACCTGCCGACCGTCGACACCGCCCAGCAACTGGGCCTCCTGCCCGAAGAATACGACCGCATCTGCGAAATTCTGGGACGCCAGCCCAATTTCACGGAACTGAGCATTTTCTCGGTGATGTGGTCCGAACACTGTTCGTACAAAAACTCGATTGTGTGGCTCAAAACCCTGCCGCGCGACTCAGAGCGGATGCTGGCGAAAGCGGGAGAAGAAAACGCCGGACTGGTCGACATTGGCGACGGGCTGGCCTGCAGTTTCAAAATCGAATCGCACAACCACCCGTCGGCGCTGGAACCATACCAGGGCGCCGCGACGGGCGTAGGCGGCATTAACCGCGACATTTTCACAATGGGCGCGCGGCCCGTGGCGCAACTCAACTCGCTGCGCTTCGGCGATCCGAAAAAAGCCCGGACCCAATGGCTGATTAAAGGCGTGGTGAAAGGCATCGGCGACTACGGTAATGCGTTCGGCATCCCGACCGTGGGCGGCGAAATTTACTTCGACGACTGCTACCACGTCAATCCGCTGGTCAACGCCTTTTCGGCGGGCATCGTGAAAACGGACATGACGGCCAGCGCCACCTCGTACGGCGTGGGCAATCCGGTGTTCATCGTCGGCTCGGCCACGGGCAAAGACGGCATTCACGGGGCGGCCTTCGCCTCGAAAGACATCACGGAAGACTCCGCGAAAGATTTGCCTTCGGTACAGGTCGGCGATCCGTTCATGGAGAAGCTTTTGCTGGAAGCCACGCTCGAAGTACTGGCCACCAAACAGGTGATCGGCATTCAGGACATGGGCGCGGCGGGCATTATTTGCTCCACGTCAGAAATGAGCGCCAAGGGTGAACACGGCATGGACATCTGGCTCGACAAAGTACCGATGCGGCAGGAAGGCATGGTACCGTTCGAAATCCTGCTGTCGGAATCGCAGGAGCGGATGCTGATCGTGGTGAAGAAAGGTGCCGAGGCCGAAGTCAAAGCCATCTTCGACAAGTGGGACCTGAACTGCGCGCAGATCGGCGTGGTGACCGACACCAAACGCCTCAAGTTTCACATGCACGGCGAACTGGTGGCCGACGTACCGGCCCACGACCTCGTGCTGGGTGGCGGCGCGCCGGTGTACCACCGCGAGTACCGCGAACCGGCCTACTACCAGGAGTTCAAGAAATTTGACATCGATGCGGTGGCCGAACCGACCGACTATCCGGCCGTGGCACGGCACCTGCTGTCGCACCCCAACATCTGCTCGCGCAACTGGGTCAGCCAACAGTACGACTCGATGGTCGGCACCGACAACATGAGCACCAACCAACCGTCGGACGCGGCCGTGGTGCGCATCAAAGACACCAACAAGGCCATCGTCATCACGGTCGACTGCAACTCGCGCTACGTCAACGCCGACCCCGAAGAAGGATGCGCCATCGCCGTGGCCGAAGCGGCCCGCAACATCGTGTGCAGCGGCGGCGAGCCGGTTGCCATCACCAACTGCCTCAACTTCGGCAATCCGTACGTTCCGGAGGTTTACTGGCAGTTTGTGTCGGCCATCAAAGGCATGAAAAAAGGCTGCGAGCAGTTTAATACGCCCGTAACGGGCGGCAACGTCAGCTTCTACAACCAGTCGTCGGACGAAGGGCCGGTGTTCCCCACGCCAACCATAGGGATGCTGGGTTTGATGGACGACGTAGCCAACCGCATGACGCTCCATTTCCGCGAAGCCGGTGACCTGATCTACCTGATTGGTACGCCGAAAAAGGACCTCGCCAGCTCCGAATACCTGTATTCATACCACAAGGTGAAAAAATCGCCGGCCCCGGCGTTCGACCTTCAAGAGGAATACGACGTGCAGGCGGCAATCAAAAGCCTAATTCAGCAGAAGTTGATCCGGTCGGCGCACGATGTATCGGACGGCGGGCTGTTCGTGGCGCTGGCCGAAGCGGCCATGCCGGGCCAGCTTGGCTTTACGGTAGAAAACAAAACGGACTTGCGCGGCGACATCTTTTACTTCGGCGAGAGCCAGAGCCGGGTGGTGGTATCGGTCAAGCGCGAACACAAGGAAGCGTTCGAAGCCGCAGTCGGTGTCGCGTATCAGTGGCTGGGGCAAGTGACCCCAACGGGTTTTGTGTTGGACGGAAAGGTGTGGCTGAGTACCGAAGAAGCCATCGACCTGCACGAAAGCACGCTGCCCTCGCTGCTACGCTAG